One genomic window of Paracoccus alcaliphilus includes the following:
- a CDS encoding siderophore-interacting protein: MAELICHAKLTLPHHGDYMGDITDRLASFQAQRMPAAPGVTRLRYAFGWAEIVAEGAQVRLRGGAPDPNGLARLKDLMATAFMLYAKADAPRILWQGDAAGDRRLDSFRLMRVLSASSLTPHMRRIRLGGEGLDRFAAFGNMHVRLLLPSPAIPAPVWPVAGPDGLADWPDPERKPVARVYTIRRMDAAAGWVDIDMLLHDRDGPGSSWARTAQAGDAIGMIGPLGRPLNADARHFIMGADEAGLPALARLLETLPPRTGGTAFVEITSAVERQPIDNRTGIHVEWLLRQPGAAPGQTLADRIMAEGWPDRPDSFGWFAAESAAAQQVRQFWRSDLGLGRDRTLAAAYWKQGRAGLMAG, encoded by the coding sequence ATGGCCGAACTGATCTGTCATGCAAAGCTGACGCTGCCGCATCATGGCGATTACATGGGCGACATCACCGACAGGCTGGCCAGCTTTCAGGCGCAGCGCATGCCCGCCGCGCCCGGTGTGACGCGGTTGCGCTATGCCTTCGGCTGGGCCGAGATCGTGGCCGAGGGCGCGCAGGTGCGGTTGCGCGGCGGTGCCCCCGATCCGAACGGTCTGGCGCGGCTGAAGGATCTGATGGCCACGGCCTTCATGCTCTATGCCAAGGCGGATGCGCCGCGCATCCTGTGGCAGGGCGACGCGGCGGGCGACCGGCGGCTGGATTCCTTCCGGCTGATGCGGGTGCTGTCGGCCTCCAGCCTGACCCCGCATATGCGCCGCATCCGTCTGGGCGGCGAGGGGCTGGACCGTTTCGCCGCCTTCGGCAACATGCATGTGCGGCTGCTGCTGCCGTCGCCCGCGATCCCCGCGCCGGTCTGGCCGGTGGCGGGGCCGGACGGTCTGGCCGACTGGCCCGATCCGGAGCGCAAACCTGTCGCGCGGGTCTATACGATCCGGCGCATGGATGCCGCGGCGGGATGGGTCGATATCGACATGCTGCTGCATGACAGGGACGGGCCGGGCTCGTCATGGGCGCGAACGGCGCAGGCCGGTGACGCCATCGGCATGATCGGCCCGCTTGGCCGCCCCCTGAACGCCGATGCGCGCCATTTCATCATGGGCGCGGACGAGGCAGGGCTGCCCGCGCTGGCCCGGCTGCTGGAAACGCTGCCGCCCCGGACCGGCGGCACCGCCTTTGTCGAGATCACCTCTGCCGTCGAGCGCCAGCCCATCGACAACCGCACCGGCATCCACGTGGAATGGCTGCTGCGCCAGCCCGGCGCCGCCCCCGGTCAGACGCTAGCCGACCGGATCATGGCCGAGGGCTGGCCCGACCGGCCCGACAGCTTTGGCTGGTTCGCCGCCGAATCCGCCGCCGCCCAGCAGGTGCGCCAGTTCTGGCGCTCTGATCTGGGCCTGGGCCGCGACCGGACCCTGGCCGCCGCCTATTGGAAACAGGGCCGCGCGGGGTTGATGGCGGGATAG